The genomic stretch CCCGGCGCGAACAGCTGGAAAAGTGCATGGAGGTCTGGAAGGGCTTCGTGGACCGCGACCACATCGCCGTCATGCGGGAAATCAACGTGCATCGAGCCCTTTTTGAGACCGGTGAACCCTTGACCGGAGTGGACGTGGCCGAGGCCGTGGAAAAGGCGCTGTCGCAAGCGTAGCGCTTTCATCCTGCCCCTTTTTTGCCCTGAGCCCGTTTTTTTTTTCGGCTGGTCCGGCAAGAACTTTTTTGTGGGTGGGAGATGCTTTTTTGCGTGTCCAAGGTTTTTGCTCTAAAGACCGGGGCAAAACGCCCCGCCCGTCCCTTTCTTTTGATATTTCATCCATGATTCTAGATGATTTGCTTGTCGGATTTCCCGCTTGGGGCGAAATGTCCCTGCGGGGCGAAACGCCCCGGTTTTGGGCGAAAAATCGCTTTGTGGCCGGTTCCGGCCCTCTTCATTGATGGATTCTCCCGTAGCCTGTTTTTACAGCACTCCATAAAATCAGTCAGTTGCAAAGATTGTTCGGGTCCGGTCTCGTCTGGTCAAAGACAAAAGCCGACGCGTGTTGGCATACGCGTTGCTTTGTGGGTATTGAACCAGAAGGAGGCTTGCTTGCCGATCAGGCGTACAGGCCCGTCAAGGAGGACTGAGTGACCGACGCCAATATCTTGCTTGTCGACGACGATGCGCAGTTCATCGAAATCATGAAGAAACGCCTGACCATGCGGCGCATGGAAGTGTTTCACGCAAGCAGCGGCGAAGAGGCCATGCAGAAGCTTGCGATGCACGGCGAAATCGAGGTTGTAATCCTTGACGTGAAGCTGCCCGGGCGCAGCGGCATCGAGATGCTGCAGCTCATCAAGCAGCAATTTCCTCTGGTGGAAGTGATCATGCTGACCGGGCACGCCACCGTGGAATCGGCCATCGACGGCATGAGGCTGGGGGCTTCGGATTATCTGATGAAGCCCTGCGCCATTGATGTGCTGGTTGAAAAGGTCAGGGAAGCGGTGGAGAAGAAGCGCAGGCATGAAGAAAAGATAGTCGACGCACGGGTCCGGGAGATCGCCAGTCGCCGAACGTAGCGGCGATCAAAATGGAGCGCTCATGGCTGATAGCATCCTTCTTGTCGACGATGAGACGCAGTTTCTGGTCACCATGGCCAAACGTCTGCGCAAAAGAGGGTTTTTCGTCCGGGAAGCCGGCAGCGGCCAGGAAGGTTTGCGAGCGCTGGAGATGGAACCCGCCGATGTGGTGGTCCTTGATGTCGGCATGCCGGACATGGACGGCATCCAGGTTCTGCGGGCGATCAAATTGCGTTTTCCGCAGGTGCAGGTGCTCATGCTGACAGGGCACGCCGACATGGAGGTCGCCATTTCGGGCATGGCCATGGGCGCGTTCGACTATCTGATGAAGCCGGTGGAACTTGATGTCCTGGTCGGCAAAATCCGGGAGGCCAGTTCCCGGAGCAGGAAAGCGGGTGAGAGGCGCGGGTTGGATTAAGCCACCTGCACAGGGGAACATGGTCCTGTATACACAAGATTACGAGGAGGCGGTAACGCGTATGGGATTCTTTAAAGATTGGGGATCATTCATGGT from Desulfomicrobium macestii encodes the following:
- a CDS encoding response regulator, yielding MTDANILLVDDDAQFIEIMKKRLTMRRMEVFHASSGEEAMQKLAMHGEIEVVILDVKLPGRSGIEMLQLIKQQFPLVEVIMLTGHATVESAIDGMRLGASDYLMKPCAIDVLVEKVREAVEKKRRHEEKIVDARVREIASRRT
- a CDS encoding response regulator; amino-acid sequence: MADSILLVDDETQFLVTMAKRLRKRGFFVREAGSGQEGLRALEMEPADVVVLDVGMPDMDGIQVLRAIKLRFPQVQVLMLTGHADMEVAISGMAMGAFDYLMKPVELDVLVGKIREASSRSRKAGERRGLD